The following coding sequences lie in one Arachis ipaensis cultivar K30076 chromosome B03, Araip1.1, whole genome shotgun sequence genomic window:
- the LOC107630261 gene encoding CRS2-associated factor 1, chloroplastic, with protein MALKLTITFPITLESNSRPSTELQFSRSDYTDHHHHQHPAFKFSNIPKSRPKRLAIPPDNIKIGEDGLSYVIEGAPFEFKYSYTETPKAKPLKIREPPFLPFGPATTPRPWTGRAPLPPSKKQQKEFDSFVLPPPDKKGIKPVQSPGPFLPGTFPRYVSSREEILGEPLTQQEIDALVRSSVKTNRQLNIGRDGLTHNMLDNIHAHWKRKRVCKIKCKGVCTVDMDNVCHQLEEKTGGKIIYRRGGVLYLFRGRNYNYRTRPRFPLMLWKPVPPVYPKLVKRVPEGLTLQQVTEMRKKGRELIPICKLGKNGVYCDLAKNVREAFEECELVRINCQGLNKSDYRKIGAKLRDLVPCVLLSFENEHVLMWRGQNWKSALPNPTDNSKGANEQNNKILASEVSASSRQENSVENEGNDSSISSSSSDLALGKVEVSSPIEDSKQSVTSATSLARKSEAECINNVTGSYGELESHGSIITNMTLSDDDSHAKCPSEAWNESNGAEDMMDSKSCSDCPSISVLGSEVMLGTNDSYINGKVDPQVDNTIDGSETDDASWPPRSTAPCMKGILSLLEEAVEKRCALILDEDSLDGDTIYQTTVSFAKSASSGPVFRRHSKVVVQKTAKQQRSASSKGKETAAIPVKDKGEREKTQKSSKIQRKTNFDERFLNVVPRGTLRVDELAKLLM; from the exons ATGGCTCTGAAACTTACAATCACCTTCCCCATCACCCTCGAATCCAACTCGCGCCCATCCACGGAGCTCCAGTTCTCCCGCTCCGACTATAccgaccaccaccaccaccagcacccggCATTCAAGTTCTCCAACATCCCCAAATCGAGACCTAAACGGCTGGCAATACCGCCCGATAACATCAAGATTGGCGAAGACGGACTCTCGTATGTGATAGAGGGCGCACCCTTCGAGTTCAAGTACAGCTACACCGAGACTCCCAAGGCCAAGCCACTCAAGATCCGGGAGCCCCCCTTCCTCCCCTTTGGCCCTGCCACCACACCCCGCCCATGGACGGGCCGGGCCCCACTCCCACCCAGCAAGAAGCAGCAGAAGGAGTTCGACTCCTTCGTGCTTCCTCCACCCGACAAGAAAGGGATAAAGCCCGTTCAGTCCCCCGGTCCTTTTCTTCCCGGCACCTTCCCCCGGTACGTCTCCTCCAGAGAAGAGATTCTCGGTGAGCCCTTGACTCAGCAGGAGATCGACGCTTTGGTTAGAAGCTCCGTCAAAACCAATCGCCAACTCAATATTG GTAGAGATGGTTTAACGCATAACATGTTGGACAATATTCATGCTCACTGGAAGCGAAAGAGGGTCTGCAAGATTAAGTGCAAAGGAGTTTGTACAGTTGATATGGACAATGTCTGCCACCAGTTAGAG GAGAAGACAGGGGGGAAAATAATCTACAGAAGGGGTGGTGTGTTGTACCTTTTCCGAGGCAGAAACTATAACTATAGAACACGGCCGCGGTTTCCCCTGATGCTGTGGAAGCCTGTGCCTCCAGTATATCCTAAGCTTGTTAAGCGAGTTCCCGAAGGTTTAACGCTACAACAAGTAACTGAAATGCGTAAAAAGGGAAGGGAATTAATTCCCATATGCAAGCTAG GAAAAAATGGTGTTTACTGTGACCTAGCAAAAAATGTCAGAGAGGCATTTGAAGAGTGTGAACTTGTCCGCATAAACTGCCAAGGGCTAAATAAAAGTGACTATAGAAAGATTGGAGCCAAACTAAGG GATCTCGTTCCATGTGTATTGCTTTCATTTGAAAACGAGCACGTACTTATGTGGAGAGGGCAAAATTGGAAGTCGGCTCTACCAAATCCCACAGATAATTCAAAGGGAGCCAATgaacaaaataacaaaatactAGCATCAGAAGTCTCAGCATCAAGTCGGCAGGAGAATTCAGTAGAGAATGAAGGCAATGACTCTAGCATTTCTTCGAGTTCAAGTGATTTGGCTTTGGGAAAAGTTGAGGTGTCGTCTCCCATAGAAGATAGCAAGCAATCTGTGACTAGTGCTACTTCACTTGCAAGAAAATCTGAAGCCGAATGTATAAACAATGTTACAGGCTCCTATGGTGAGCTGGAGTCTCACGGGAGCATTATCACTAATATGACTTTGTCGGATGATGACAGCCATGCTAAATGCCCCTCAGAAGCTTGGAATGAAAGCAATGGAGCTGAGGATATGATGGATAGCAAAAGCTGCAGTGATTGCCCTTCTATATCAGTTTTAGGATCTGAGGTAATGTTAGGAACTAATGACAGTTATATCAATGGCAAGGTAGATCCTCAAGTCGATAACACTATAGATGGTTCAGAAACTGATGATGCCAGTTGGCCACCAAGGTCAACTGCACCTTGTATGAAAGGCATTTTATCATTGTTGGAGGAAGCAGTTGAGAAACGATGTGCACTTATTTTAGATGAAGATTCTTTGGATGGTGACACTATTTATCAAACTACAGTTTCCTTTGCCAAATCAGCTTCCTCCGGACCAGTCTTTAGGAGACATAGTAAGGTTGTGGTTCAAAAAACTGCCAAGCAACAACGTTCCGCTTCCTCCAAGGGAAAAGAAACTGCTGCCATTCCTGTGAAAGATAAAGGTGAAAGGGAGAAGACTCAAAAGAGTtctaaaattcaaagaaaaacaaattttgaTGAACGATTTCTTAATGTTGTACCGCGAGGAACATTACGAGTAGATGAACTTGCAAAACTCTTAATGTGA
- the LOC107630264 gene encoding sugar transport protein 14, which produces MAGGVVEGGPTKRAHLYEHRFTHYFAFTCVVGALGGSLFGYDLGVSGGVTSMDDFLIKFFPDVYKKKHMHQKETDYCKYDNQVLTLFTSSLYFSALVMTFFASYLTRKKGRKASIIVGALSFLAGAILNAAAQNIAMLIIGRVLLGGGIGFGNQAVPLYLSEMAPARNRGAVNQLFQFTTCFGILVANLINYFTDKIHPHGWRISLGLAAIPALLMLVGGIFCAETPNSLVEQGRFDEARKVLEKVRGTKNVDAEYQDLVEASEEAQAVTSPFRTLLKKKYRPQLVIGALGIPAFQQLTGNNSILFYAPVIFQSIGFGSNASLYSSSITNGALLVATVISMFLVDKFGRRKFFLEAGFEMICCMIATAIVLALDFGHGKELSKSVSYFLVIVIFLFVLAYGRSWGPLGWLVPSELFPLEIRSAAQSIVVCVNMIFTALVAQLFLMSLCHLKYGIFLLFAGLIIFMSMFIFFLLPETKQVPIEEIYLLFENHWFWKNIVGQSGQHHGKTAAV; this is translated from the exons ATGGCAGGAGGAGTAGTAGAAGGAGGACCTACGAAAAGGGCTCATCTTTATGAGCACAGATTCACTCATTATTTTGCCTTCACTTGTGTTGTTGGAGCTCTTGGTGGCTCGCTTTTTGGCTATGATCTTGGCGTTTCAG GTGGGGTTACATCAATGGACGATTTCCTGATCAAATTCTTCCCAGACGTGTACAAAAAAAAGCACATGCACCAGAAAGAGACAGACTACTGCAAATATGACAACCAAGTGCTGACACTCTTCACATCATCGCTCTATTTTTCAGCACTTGTAATGACATTCTTTGCTTCTTACTTGACAAGAAAGAAAGGTAGAAAGGCAAGTATCATTGTGGGAGCCCTTAGCTTCTTGGCTGGAGCAATACTCAATGCAGCTGCACAGAATATTGCAATGCTCATCATTGGCAGGGTCCTTCTTGGAGGAGGCATTGGCTTTGGTAACCAAGCTGTACCCTTGTATCTTTCTGAAATGGCTCCGGCAAGGAATCGAGGAGCAGTCAACCAACTCTTTCAGTTCACAACCTGTTTTGGAATCTTGGTTGCAAATCTGATCAACTATTTTACTGACAAAATACATCCCCATGGATGGAGAATCTCGCTGGGCTTGGCGGCCATTCCGGCACTTCTTATGCTTGTTGGAGGTATTTTCTGTGCCGAGACACCTAATAGTCTTGTGGAACAAGGAAGGTTTGACGAGGCAAGAAAAGTATTGGAGAAAGTAAGAGGAACCAAGAATGTTGATGCCGAATATCAAGATCTTGTTGAAGCCAGTGAAGAAGCACAGGCTGTCACTAGCCCCTTTAGGACACTCCTAAAGAAGAAGTATAGACCCCAACTTGTGATAGGAGCCTTGGGGATTCCGGCATTCCAGCAGCTAACTGGCAATAACTCCATCCTCTTTTATGCTCCTGTCATTTTCCAAAGTATTGGGTTTGGTTCTAATGCGTCATTGTATTCATCTTCTATCACCAATGGAGCTCTCCTCGTCGCCACAGTCATCTCAATGTTTTTAGTGGACAAGTTTGGTAGAAGGAAGTTCTTTCTGGAAGCTGGTTTTGAAATGATATGCTGCATG ATTGCTACCGCTATAGTTTTGGCTCTGGATTTTGGACATGGTAAAGAACTTTCCAAAAGCGTcagttactttcttgttattgtGATATTCTTGTTTGTGTTGGCTTATGGAAGATCTTGGGGTCCACTAGGATGGTTGGTTCCTAGTGAGCTCTTCCCATTGGAAATAAGATCAGCAGCACAGAGTATAGTGGTGTGTGTCAACATGATCTTCACTGCACTTGTGGCACAGTTGTTCCTCATGTCACTTTGTCATCTCAAATATGGAATCTTCTTGCTGTTTGCTGGCTTAATTATCTTCATGAGTATGTTTATCTTCTTCCTCTTGCCAGAAACAAAGCAAGTTCCAATTGAGGAAATTTATCTCCTCTTTGAAAACCACTGGTTCTGGAAGAATATTGTAGGACAAAGCGGCCAACACCATGGGAAGACAGCTGCTGTTTAA